A window of the Coprobacter fastidiosus genome harbors these coding sequences:
- a CDS encoding ATP-binding protein: MEAFFRTHKYLVEHVNSPVKRELMREIDWSHRLIGIKGSRGVGKTTFLLQYAKENFGTDRSCLYINLNHLYFTERTLIDFADEFRIKGGKTLLIDQVFKYPGWSEELRYCYDHFPELKIVFSGSSVMRLKEENPLLSGVADSYNLRGFSFREYLNLMAGTDFPSVKLDELLCNHTVIASEICNKVKPLAYFQDYLHHGFYPFFLEKRNFSENLIKTMNMMMEVDILFIKQIELTYLPKVRKLLYLLAVNAPSAPNVSQLSKEIQTSRATVVNYIKYLKDARLINMLYPVDEEFPKKPAMVYMHNTNLMYPIRPAQVEEQAVRETFFYNTLHKDNRLNKGEKNTHFLVNQKYNFKIESENIRGRINPDIYYTIDRTEIGRENKIPLWLFGFLY; this comes from the coding sequence GTGGAAGCATTCTTTAGAACACATAAATATCTGGTAGAGCATGTAAACTCTCCTGTAAAGAGAGAACTGATGCGGGAGATCGACTGGAGTCACCGGCTTATAGGTATCAAAGGCAGTCGGGGGGTCGGAAAGACTACGTTTTTGCTGCAATATGCTAAGGAAAATTTCGGTACCGATCGTTCTTGCCTTTATATCAATCTGAACCATCTTTATTTTACCGAACGGACATTAATCGATTTTGCCGATGAATTCAGAATAAAGGGAGGAAAAACTTTATTGATCGATCAGGTATTTAAATATCCCGGCTGGTCAGAAGAGTTGAGATATTGTTATGATCACTTTCCGGAGTTGAAGATTGTTTTTTCCGGTTCTTCTGTGATGCGGTTAAAAGAGGAAAATCCTTTGCTTTCGGGTGTCGCGGATTCTTATAATCTGAGGGGATTTTCTTTTAGGGAATATTTAAACCTGATGGCGGGGACGGATTTCCCTTCGGTGAAGTTGGACGAGTTGTTATGCAATCATACGGTTATTGCATCGGAAATATGTAATAAGGTGAAACCTTTGGCATATTTTCAAGACTATCTGCATCACGGTTTTTATCCTTTTTTTCTGGAGAAGCGTAATTTCTCGGAAAATTTGATTAAAACGATGAATATGATGATGGAGGTAGATATCCTTTTCATCAAACAGATAGAACTTACTTATTTACCGAAAGTGCGTAAGCTTTTATATTTGTTAGCCGTAAATGCACCTTCTGCTCCGAATGTGAGTCAGTTGAGCAAAGAGATACAGACGTCGAGGGCTACAGTTGTGAACTATATCAAATATCTGAAAGATGCCCGACTTATCAATATGTTGTATCCTGTTGATGAGGAATTTCCCAAAAAGCCGGCAATGGTATATATGCACAATACGAATCTGATGTACCCGATTCGTCCGGCTCAAGTAGAAGAGCAAGCGGTTCGGGAGACATTCTTTTATAATACTTTGCATAAGGATAACCGGTTGAATAAAGGTGAAAAGAATACGCATTTCCTTGTTAATCAGAAGTATAATTTTAAGATAGAGAGCGAAAAC